In the genome of bacterium, one region contains:
- the scpB gene encoding SMC-Scp complex subunit ScpB: protein MNSLTSQIESLLFVSNKPLTVKAIAKFTGAEPEAIAQSLQELAQLRANSGVVLLDTGNEYQLATNSDNSDLVRGFLNSDLRESLTDATVEVLAIIAYRQPISKAEIESIRGVNSQYSIRALLMRGLIEKIPNPQDSRSSLYQITTEFLQQLGITSIADLPSFDELVRNIKLPDTPAAEEVITEVEISQPIAETEQEDENNL, encoded by the coding sequence ATGAATAGTTTAACATCCCAAATCGAAAGCTTATTGTTTGTATCCAACAAACCTTTAACTGTAAAAGCCATTGCTAAGTTTACCGGCGCAGAACCGGAAGCTATTGCTCAATCCTTGCAAGAATTGGCTCAATTAAGAGCTAATTCCGGGGTTGTATTGTTAGATACCGGCAATGAATATCAGCTAGCAACCAATAGCGACAATAGCGATTTAGTCCGCGGTTTTCTAAACAGCGACCTTCGTGAATCTTTAACAGACGCGACTGTAGAAGTATTAGCCATTATCGCCTACCGCCAGCCGATTTCTAAAGCAGAGATTGAATCTATCCGCGGCGTGAATTCGCAGTACAGCATCCGTGCATTGCTCATGCGCGGGTTAATAGAAAAAATACCAAACCCTCAGGATAGCCGCAGCTCACTTTACCAGATCACTACAGAATTCTTGCAGCAGTTAGGCATTACCTCTATCGCCGATTTGCCGAGCTTCGATGAATTGGTTAGAAACATCAAGCTGCCGGATACCCCAGCTGCGGAAGAGGTTATCAC
- a CDS encoding segregation/condensation protein A, producing the protein MTQIKVQQFEGPLDLLLSLIEEQKLDITQIALAEVTEQFLSYVKQLEQIDATSLADYLNIAARLLVIKSKAILPSLEVETDDELEPEEDLTAKLILYKQFKEVAKHLKQLNNNKQQSYTRSLVFSERINFWPDPEVTAHTLHDSILNVLQQQGIGQPPKSQNPRSNFHSGKISHLQNRLAAISKPN; encoded by the coding sequence TTGACCCAAATAAAAGTTCAACAATTTGAAGGGCCTCTCGATCTCTTACTGTCATTAATAGAAGAACAAAAGCTCGACATTACCCAAATTGCTCTGGCCGAAGTCACAGAGCAGTTTTTAAGCTACGTAAAGCAGCTGGAACAGATTGATGCCACCAGCTTAGCTGATTACTTGAATATTGCAGCGCGTCTGTTGGTGATTAAATCAAAGGCGATTTTGCCTTCTTTGGAAGTTGAAACAGATGACGAGCTGGAACCGGAAGAAGATTTAACTGCCAAGCTGATATTGTACAAACAGTTCAAGGAAGTAGCCAAGCATCTTAAGCAGCTGAATAATAACAAGCAGCAGAGCTACACTCGTTCGCTGGTATTTTCTGAACGCATCAATTTCTGGCCGGACCCGGAAGTTACTGCGCACACTTTGCACGATTCCATTTTGAATGTCTTGCAGCAGCAAGGAATTGGACAACCTCCCAAAAGCCAAAATCCGCGAAGCAATTTCCATTCAGGAAAAATTTCCCATCTGCAAAACAGGTTGGCGGCAATATCGAAACCAAACTGA
- a CDS encoding ribonuclease H-like domain-containing protein → MLKKIVLDLETQKSFEEVGGRGKNHLLKISVCGIYNYATDEYLIYEEHELPRLGSLLQSADQIIGFNIKQFDFEVLQPYLNFDINSVPYYDLLEEIDKVLGHKIKLESVAQGSIGSGKSGNGLEALLYYKNGKMDLLKKYCLDDVRVTKEVYEYALKNQKLLYRDYFAIKEIPIKCEEPQSRVGVTRQEVLF, encoded by the coding sequence ATGCTCAAGAAAATTGTATTAGATTTAGAAACCCAGAAATCATTTGAAGAAGTGGGAGGGCGCGGCAAAAATCACCTGTTAAAAATATCCGTTTGCGGCATCTATAATTATGCGACAGATGAGTATTTAATTTATGAAGAACATGAGCTGCCAAGGCTGGGTTCATTATTGCAGTCGGCCGACCAGATTATTGGATTTAATATCAAGCAGTTTGATTTTGAGGTTCTTCAGCCTTATCTGAATTTTGACATTAATTCGGTTCCTTATTACGACCTTTTAGAAGAGATAGACAAAGTGTTGGGCCATAAGATCAAATTGGAGTCAGTGGCACAGGGGAGTATTGGCAGCGGAAAATCTGGCAACGGCCTCGAAGCTTTGCTCTATTATAAAAACGGCAAAATGGATCTCCTTAAGAAATATTGTCTAGACGACGTCCGGGTGACTAAAGAGGTTTACGAATACGCATTAAAGAATCAGAAGCTATTATATAGAGATTACTTTGCGATTAAAGAAATCCCGATTAAGTGTGAGGAACCGCAGAGCCGGGTAGGGGTGACTCGCCAGGAAGTCCTTTTTTAA
- the lgt gene encoding prolipoprotein diacylglyceryl transferase codes for MSILQSRRYEILAVVAIVVAVGAMAKFIFSGDVILPQFFDIAGLRIYSYGIILAAAILAGYYLARRRAQKFGLTLDQLDSISLILIVAGFIGARLYHIVTDFSYYQASWQSVVYVWNGGLGIYGAIIGGLLGLWWYKRSRLPEYSFLKLLDYLAPSVLAGQIVGRLGNLFNYELFGVPTNLPWKMFVPAAFRIPPYETSQFFHPLFLYEALAGLLILYILIKWVNPKPGQIFWFWLGSYSIVRLFVEMIRAENTYLFGIPQYALVSTPLILISLVMLVKSRHEPQKS; via the coding sequence ATGAGTATATTGCAATCTCGTCGGTATGAAATTTTAGCAGTCGTGGCAATAGTCGTAGCTGTGGGAGCGATGGCGAAATTTATTTTTAGCGGAGATGTAATATTGCCGCAGTTTTTTGATATCGCCGGTTTGAGAATTTATTCGTACGGAATCATTTTGGCCGCAGCAATTTTGGCAGGATATTATTTAGCGCGGCGGAGAGCACAAAAATTTGGCCTCACTCTTGATCAGTTGGATTCTATTTCCTTAATACTAATTGTGGCCGGATTCATAGGTGCCCGACTGTATCATATCGTAACCGACTTCTCGTATTACCAAGCTAGCTGGCAGTCTGTGGTCTATGTTTGGAATGGAGGGCTTGGAATTTACGGAGCGATTATCGGCGGGTTATTGGGGTTATGGTGGTATAAGAGATCTCGATTGCCGGAATACTCTTTTCTGAAGCTTTTGGATTATCTTGCACCCTCGGTCTTGGCGGGCCAGATTGTCGGCCGCCTGGGGAACTTGTTCAATTATGAATTGTTCGGCGTGCCGACTAATTTGCCCTGGAAAATGTTTGTGCCTGCTGCCTTTCGGATTCCACCATACGAGACTTCTCAATTCTTTCACCCGCTCTTTTTATACGAAGCCTTAGCTGGTTTACTCATTCTATATATATTGATAAAATGGGTGAATCCTAAGCCGGGCCAGATTTTTTGGTTTTGGTTGGGATCTTACAGTATAGTGAGGCTTTTCGTAGAGATGATTCGCGCAGAAAATACTTACCTCTTTGGAATTCCTCAATACGCACTAGTTTCTACGCCGCTTATACTGATTTCATTAGTAATGCTTGTTAAATCGCGACATGAACCCCAGAAATCATAA